ACAAACCATTGGAAATACTGTGACAAACATTCGCCCTTACGcagtaaaaaccaaaacaaacccaaactggTAAGAAGCTTTGAAATGCAGGTCTTCTTCCTCCTGGCACTTCGGACCATCAGCTACTTAAAACGTTCATCTAGAAAAATTCATGGCACCTTCACCTTGTAGTTCAGTGCAAGGGGTTACTCTCGATGGACCAGCACAAACAAACCCAGTAGAAAGAGGACTGCATACTGGAACAGAGAGTAGAGGACACTCAGGAGTGCACAATCACATCTacagcagcaaacacacagggcacagggtgcTGCCTGTGTTCTCAGGAAGGAATTTTAGCTGGGGTGGGAAAAGCAGGTAGGAAATGAAAGAGTGCTTACCTTAAATTTTGGATAATCATTCATTAAGATAGTGACTATTCCAATATATGGCACAAATCTACAAGAATAAAGgttttcttaaaacaaacacTGTTCCAGGCTGCAGAAGAAGAGTCATGCTGAGTGTTATTTTATGGTCAATGGGCTGGGGACTTGGTCCTctcaggcagagcagctgtggcaaTGGGCATGTTCAGCCCCTGCCTGGTTTAGATCTTACTTTCTTGCAAAGGTTGAGCCTCACAGAATAAATTTGACAGCAATTCTGATCAAACCTGAGCATATGCTGCCCTTTCACCTGTGTCCATCCAGCATCATTATCTCAGGATGCTGCTCATAACTTGATACCCCCCCTTAAGCCAAGCTCAGAACTGAACCACCTTTGCCTTTGAGCTCTCCATGCTTGCAGGCAGGTCACAGAACCCTCTAGGGAGAGCTCAAGAGGAGGAGGATTTCCAGATGGCTTCAGGGAGGGCAGTATACAAAGCCACACCACTTTCAACTTCACTCACCCTCTTGCTCGTCCTACTACATCCTTCTTCTCCAGCCAGTGCTGCCCGCGTTTGTAGAGCCCTCTGTCATCCACAGCATTGTTGTCTCCCTTTGTAAGAAATTTGATGTCACCATTTTGCCTGGAAAAGACAAGACAGGCAGGTATGGAGCTCATTAAAAGCTGATGTCACCATTTTGGCTGGAAAAGACAAGACAGGCAGGTATGGAGCTCATTAAAAGCTGTTCTAGAACAAGTATGGAGAGACCAACACAAGAGTACTCGAAGGAACTGTGCTCTACAATTGGAGAAGGATGAAACAGGGAAACTGCCaaatgcagcagaaagcagaaggtTTGGAAAAAACtcacaaagaaagaatgaaTTCTGGCCTCAGCCAAGCTTTCCAGCAGAGTTTAAGAACAGAACCAGCAGGATGAGGCACTTCTAGCACAGGTACAGCTATTGCCTCTCAGCTTTCGACCTCTCTTGTGTTGATGCTTCTCTTGTTTCACACAAACATTGGGTTTTGGGCTCCCTATACCACCGAAAAGGAAAGTCTGGGGTTGAAGTACACAGTTCTACTCAGCAGTGGGCAGAACCAAGATGAAACTTAGAAATTACTaggaaagggcagaaaaaacccaaataataCAATGATGATACTGTACGAACTCATAATGTGCCTACATGTGGgatgctctgggcagggctgaacCCCCATCCTTTTCTGCAACAGAGAGAAGAACTGGCAAAGTTCAGAAGTGGATGACAAGGTCTGGAAGCACTTCCATACAGGAAGCAACAGAccttcagcctggaaaagacagATCTGATGGTCAATGTGATGTAGTCCAACACAAATGACATACAGCAATCAAAAACTTTTCACTGTCTCTTCCAATGCAAGACCCACAGGGAACTAAAAGGAAGTCAGAGGTAACAGATTAAAACCAGCCACAGGAGGTGCTGTACAGAACTAGCCACAGCACAAAATAAACTATGTCTCTCAGCAAGGGTATTTTGGTTGCtaaaaaattttgtttgttctAAAGATGATCAGGTAATtcatagaaaagagaaaaggaggctatTCATGAAGAACTGGGACTTTGCGCTTACACTTTGAACTTGCAGAAAGTAGGGAAATTATCACGACATCTCTTTAACTCAAGCCAAGATGAATTAATTAGCTGCGCAGAAATAGGATCCTGGAGCAGATGAACCTTTGCTTTGATGCGGAAAGAGCTTTATAGATCCTTCCCCAGCCGTTCCTATTCAGCTTGTGCCACTACCCAGGGATCAGCTGGGCACTGTCACCTCCCTGTGGCACCTGCAGGCAGGTGCTGAGCAGGAGCATTCTCAGTGCTTGGATCTCAGCTTTCTCTCAGAAACAACACATCAAAGGCAGCACAGGAAAGCACACAGAAGGTCTTTGGAACTCATGTTGTTTTAATCATGCCTGAATACCAATGTGTGTTCCTTGACAGGAGAAGCTTGGAAGGAAAAGCCATGAAAAAACCAGAACAGCCCTTTCTCCAAAGCACATCTGGCTTGTCATgtgggaaaaacaaacactcAAGGAGCTTAGAGACATAGTCTGGGAAAAGATGAAAATCCCCAAAGGTGCAGATAATGTGGTTTACCTCTGAAGAGTGATGACACAGGAGCACAGCAACTTATTGAGCAGAGTCAAGGCTCTATCAGGACACGGCATGAGAAGCCCCAAGCGCAGTTCTCTGCTGTCTGAGAGGTGAGTGAAGGCTGGTCTGACTGTCCTGCTCCAAACCCACTAAGTCAATTTTGACTTCAGACTCTTCGTTAGCAATAAAGAATGAACCCAATTTTGGGctgaaacaagaagaaaaggccAGCAAGGAACAGACACTTTCTCACTGACACAACACTGATGTGAATTGGGGCCTGAGTTGCCACAAAATCATGGAAAACACTGTTcctgtttttctgcattttgactCCTGTCAGCTTCTGCAGAGACCTTTCACTTCCGAACTGGCACCAGAAAGCTATTCTTTCTGTAGTGAAAGAAGCAACTGACACCCATGTCCTGCCTTCAGGTCACAATATGGATTTTTCAGTACCTCCCTCCTAACATAAAGATCAGGTTTGTGTTTGATTGTTTTACTTAAATGGAACCTACAATACTGGAGAACGGCTTCAACTCACAGAAACCGGGATTGACACTATGGTCCCAttacatttaaacaaaaaagtgcTGGATACCTTCACATCCAGAGATAGAGCCGGGCAAAAAAAAGAAGGGTGGGTAAAATCTGGAGAGGAAATGCTGGACGGGGAGGCAGAGAGTTGTATTTCACTTAAAAGAGTTCCCACAATACCACAAAAAGTGCACGTGCAACATTAGATATCAAATTCACCCTGTAAactgactttatttttaaattggtGGTATCAAAGAACGGCAGTTTGAAAACTGACATTGTTCAGAGTTTTGAGAatctgctctgcctcctgggAGAGGTGCTGCTCCTTCAGAGTCAGGATCCCTGCTGCACCATTCCTGGTCAGTCTTGAGTTGGACCAGACAACTGGTCAGACATCAAACCTGTAGCTGTGCTCCATCCCTTCACACATACAATCTGCCCAATGCTGAGACAGTGAACAGTACACAGAGACTCTGATTATAACAACACACAACTTCTTTCAGGGATGAACTGCCTGGACTCTGCAGGACAACAGCAACCAGCACCAGAGAGACAAGCTCTACAATATCACATGCTACACACAAAATACCCTCTGCCACAGCTCTTCCTCTATAAACACGAGTCACttcacactcacacacaaaTGCAGCTGTACTAAAGGAGacaccctgggcacagcagctcaggatAGAAAGGATAGTGGTACATAGTACACAGCAAGTGCTGtcagccttccagtgcctaaagggctccaagagagctggagagggacttgggacaagggatggagggacaggccaagaaggaatggcttcccactgctagaggacagggttagatgggatgtTGGAAAtgaattgttccctgtgaggatgggggaggcctggcacaggttgcccagagcagctgtggctgccccatgcctagaagtgttgaaggccaggttggatggggtttggagcaatctagtctagtggaaagtgtccctgcccatggcagggattgagatgagttttaagatcccttccaacccaaaccactctgtgattctacaacTTGGAGAGTCCAGCAGACTGGCATAGACTCCCCAGCTTGTGCTTTCTGCTGAATAATTTTTCCAAGTAAACCAGGagggcagattttttttcactgaaaactcTGTGTTACTTCCCACAGCACTTGGATATCTATTATTGACATCCCAGCCACTCATTTATCCAAGAAGATGAGCAATAATATCATTTAGCTAAGTATCTGCAGTAGAACCCTCCTCCAGAATCTTAACATACTTCTCATGGATCTTCAGGACACGATGGACTATAGGAATTTCCCTTCCTTCTATCCTAAAGACGACGATTTCTCCCACTCTGATTGGATCTTCAATGCGGTTTGTGAGGAACAGGAGATCTCCTCTGTGGAAGGCAGGCTCCATGCTCCcactgaaagagagaagaggaaCAACTGAACAATATTCAAACATCAGAACCAGGTTTCAGAGTTCATAGTCCTTCAAGAAAAATCTCACAAGAACCTTGATgagaagagaagctgtggatgccccatccctggaagtgctcaaggccaggttggaactTTGATGAAGAGCTCCCAAGAAAATCAACTTGGAGATCAGGCAGGTGTGTAACCTCTACTGCAGTCAGGTTTTCAATTACCACGCTACCAGCAGTTTGGATTTGTTGGAAGAAGAGCACTGCCAGCTTGTGTTACAAGCACATCCAACAGGAAAAGCTTTCTGAATAAGCAAAAACCTGATGACAAACAGTATCTTTAGATTTCTGAGCTCACCACTGGCAGGGCaatgctggcagtgctgcaatGCTGGaagctattttatttcatttatttttgcaggTAGACTGATTGTCCTCAGAAACAAAGCACTGAAAACACTGGACTCTTGAATTCCCATCTGGAACCAACAGATAGGGTTGAAAAACATTCCTTATTGTGATTCATCACTTTGCTTAATGATCTCATTTCAGGCACCTTGACTAAAGTTATTTTTCTCATGTCTTTTAAATGGCAATTGTTACCAACTACTACTTACCCTTCCAAATTCCACATAAATAATGCAAAACAGAAGGATGAACTTTAAGTACCATGTACATTCATGTTTTATCTTGAAACAGCAGCCGCTCTTCAGAACAGCAGATCCCATCATCGAAGAGGGGCTGTGACCTCACAGCCCCCACCTTACTCACTGGGaggaacatcaggaaacatCTACCCTGTGCTTTACATCAAGGAAGGAGTTTTGGTAAATGCCACATGGTCACGGCATTACATCATTTCTACATCACGAACACCAACACAGAAACACGCAGAAAGGCCAGTGTGGATGCAGAACAGGCCCTGTGTGATATCCAGGCTACCATCTGATGGAAGCCCAGAGAATTTGACGGAGGCAGCAGAAGGGTGGGAGTAACAGTGGTACCAACACTGATGGTACGTAcggcacagcactgctgtgaggACAACATGGGACACCTAAAACATCCAGTGACAGTGGAAGCCCCGATCCTCAGGACCACGGAatcccagaagggtttgggttggaagggatcttaaagctcacCTCATTCCAacgccctgccatgggcagggacaccttccactagaccaatTTGCTTCAAGCCCTGGCTAAagtggccttgaacacttccagggatggggcagtcacagcttctctgggcaacctgcgcCAGGGCCTCCCCGCCCTCACAGgaaacaattccttcccaacatcccatctaaccctgctctctgACATTGCAAAGCCATTCCCCCTAGTCCCATCCCTACCTGCTTGTGTACAAAATCCCTCTCTTTTTCACAAGGCTTCTTATGCCCAGTCCAACCAGCTGACAGAGCGGGGAAGAAATGCTGTTTCGTCCCACTCTCTCTTCCCTCGCTGTTCCTGAGCCTGGATTTTTGGGAGCCTCCAACCGCCCCATCCACCTGGGGAACCCCCGTCGGGGGCCCGATGGCACCCCCGGAACTGACCTCAGCACCACCACGATGGGGCTCTCGCTGCCCGTCACCACCATCAGCCCCTTCCAGATCATGAGGGCGGAAGACACGATCATGCCGAAGTTCAGCACCTGGTAGTacagctggggaggaggggagggcatGTTGGTCAGGCCCCGCCGCCCGCGCAGGGCAGGGGGGAATCGAGCCCCCCGCTTCCCGACCTCCCGCATCCTCCCAAGCCCCCCGTCCCGTCCGGCACCTGCCGCTTGTTCATGCGCCGAACATCGTCCAGAAAGTCCAGCGACAGcatcgccgccgccgccgccacccgCCCGCCCGGCCGGCCCCGCTTCCTTCCGCTTCCGGCGCGTCACCGCCGGTTCCGCCGCGGGGGGCCGGGGACTGcgggagggactgggggggtGTTCCGAGGGTGCAGCCACGGGGCAGTCTGGGGGTGCCCCCCATGCCGAACCCTGGGGCGAGCACGAGGAACGCATCCCCGGGGCTCACCGACACCCACACATCCAGTGAAACACCCTACCCAACACCGCATCTAACCAGCACCTCCCCCCCGACACGCCAATTTACACCCCACACCCAACCAACACCCCAAGGAATCAACACCCACCCAACACAGACATCATTTATCCACCAAAACACCCCAATTCATCCAACCAACACCCCACTCAAGTGACACCTCACCCAACCTACACCCCACATCCAAAAAACCCACTGTCCAACACATCCAACACCCCACGTGATAACCAGCCTACACTCCACATCCAAATGACACAACCCCTAACACCCCATCCAACACACATCCCATCCAACACACACCCCATCCAACACACACCCCATTCAACCGATGCCCCATCCAATCACCAACATCCATCAAAATGAACCCCTATCCAACTGACCCCATCTGACATCCATTCACCCAACACACATCCACCCAGCATCCCATCTAACCAACCAACGCCTCATTCCATCATTCCATCCTACCAACACCCCACATCCAAACTCTACCCATCCAACCCACACACCATCCAATGTCCAGACAGCCCCAACAGGATGTATCAAAACACAGCAAGACAAGATGGCGATGAGCCCAATGCAAGGAGATAAATAgttcttaaattatttaaacattGTCAGAGTAAACAATAACGAGCAAGGTTCTGGCtcaacagaatgaaaaaaataatggtaTAGAAGGTAATTATATTACACGAAGCATGGGTGTGACAGAGAATGAGGGAGGAGAGTCAATGTGACTACATGGAAAGAAACATCTCCTAAGTGATGGGGAACacggagctgcagcaggagaggagctaCTGCCAGAGCACCAGCCCCACTGCACTGCAGGACGATGGCTCCCACTGCTTCCAACGCCTCTGTGGGCTGTGCTCTACTCCTTTCCCCTCAAAATGAGATGGTCAGGGATCCCTGGCAGCAATGCCATCAGGAGGCTCCAGGATGGTTTCACTCCAGTTGGCCCCACAGACAGGGCATGGGATGTATTCCCATTGTAGTGGTAGTGCCAACCTGCCTGAACTCCCCACCAGGATATGCCACTGAGCACTGGGCCTGGCAGCACCCACCCTGGACTGGCTTCTGGCAACACAACTCCACTGACACACGAGGGGAACCAGACCCTCCTTAACTGTGCTCACCCAGTAGGACAGGGGCTACAAAATCCTCCTTGAGGATGATTCAGGTCCAAGACGTTTCATTAAATTGCATTTTAGAAAAGAAGGTTGTTATTGGggcaattaaaaataatcaaggCAATTATGAATAACCAGCACAACTCACAGCTCAAACCTGTCCTGTGTGATGCAGATCCTGCACCAGCACAGTCCTGACAAGAGTGTTTTGCTGAGCCAGCATTATGAGTTAAAATGA
The nucleotide sequence above comes from Pithys albifrons albifrons isolate INPA30051 chromosome 13, PitAlb_v1, whole genome shotgun sequence. Encoded proteins:
- the SEC11A gene encoding signal peptidase complex catalytic subunit SEC11A — translated: MLSLDFLDDVRRMNKRQLYYQVLNFGMIVSSALMIWKGLMVVTGSESPIVVVLSGSMEPAFHRGDLLFLTNRIEDPIRVGEIVVFRIEGREIPIVHRVLKIHEKQNGDIKFLTKGDNNAVDDRGLYKRGQHWLEKKDVVGRARGFVPYIGIVTILMNDYPKFKYAVLFLLGLFVLVHRE